A single region of the Brachypodium distachyon strain Bd21 chromosome 3, Brachypodium_distachyon_v3.0, whole genome shotgun sequence genome encodes:
- the LOC100825427 gene encoding cyclin-dependent kinase E-1: protein MGDGRAGGSNRPAWLQHYELLGKIGEGTYGLVFLARLKPTHPQAAGRRGSPIAIKKFKQSKEGDGVSPTAIREIMLLREINHENVVKLVNVHINHADMSLYLAFDYAEHDLYEVIRHHREKLNLPINQYSVKSLLWQLLNGLNYLHSNWIIHRDLKPSNILVMGEGEEHGIIKIADFGLARIYQAPLKPLSDNGVVVTIWYRAPELLLGAKHYTSAVDMWAVGCIFAELLTLKPLFQGVEAKATPNPFQLDQLDKIFKVLGHPTVEKWPTLANLPCWLNDQQHIQGHKYENTGLHTIVHLPQKSPAFDLLSKMLEYDPRKRITAAQALEHEYFRLEPLPGRNALVPSQSGEKAVQYPIRPVDGSTDFEGTTSLQPTQPPSGNVPPGNQPVPRPHPRQMQQPMGSMPRMPAGANMGAFGPVPQPGMVGMNPGNIPMQRGAGGQSHPHQLRRKADQGMGMQNPGYPQQKRRF from the exons GTCGAACCGCCCCGCGTGGCTGCAGCACTACGAGCTGCTGGGCAAGATCGGGGAGGGAACCTACGGCCTCGTCTTTCTCGCGCGCCTCAAGCCAACGCATCCCCAAGctgctggccgccgcggcTCTCCCATCGCCATCAAGAAGTTCAAGCAGTCCAAGGAGGGCGACGGCGTCTCGCCCACCGCTATCAGAGAGATCATG CTCCTGCGTGAGATCAACCACGAGAATGTCGTGAAGCTCGTCAATGTCCACATCAACCATGCCGACATGTCCCTCTATCTCGCCTTTGATTATGCCGAGCACGACCTCTAT GAGGTTATCCGGCATCACAGAGAAAAGCTCAACCTCCCCATTAACCAATACAGCGTCAAATCCTTGCTCTGGCAACTGCTTAATGGCCTCAACTATCTCCATAG TAACTGGATTATCCATCGAGATCTCAAGCCTTCTAATATACTG GTCatgggagaaggagaagaacatGGAATTATAAAGATTGCTGATTTTGGGCTTGCTAGGATATATCAAGCTCCACTAAAACCATTAAGTGATAATGGG GTTGTGGTAACTATCTGGTACCGTGCACCTGAGCTGTTACTTGGGGCTAAACACTATACGAGCGCTGTTG ACATGTGGGCGGTTGGTTGCATTTTTGCCGAATTGCTTACGCTGAAACCATTATTCCAAGGTGTCGAAGCAAAAGCTACTCCAAACCCTTTTCAA CTTGATCAACTAGACAAGATTTTCAAGGTCTTAG GTCATCCTACGGTTGAGAAGTGGCCTACCCTTGCTAATCTTCCATGCTGGCTAAATGACCAGCAACACATCCAGGGGCATAAGTA TGAGAACACAGGTCTCCATACTATTGTTCACTTGCCGCAGAAGAGTCCTGCATTTGATCTTCTCTCAAAAATGCTTGA GTATGACCCTCGAAAGCGTATAACAGCTGCCCAGGCTTTGGAGCATGA GTATTTTCGGCTGGAACCACTGCCTGGAAGAAA TGCCCTTGTACCATCTCAGTCAGGGGAGAAAGCTGTGCAATATCCTATTCGTCCAGTCGATGGATCAACAGATTTTGAAGGAACAACAAGCCTTCAACCAACTCAACCG CCATCAGGAAACGTACCTCCTGGGAATCAGCCTGTACCGAGACCACACCCAAGACAAATGCAACAGCCTATGGGTAGTATGCCAAGAATGCCTGCTGGTGCAAACATGGGTGCGTTTGGTCCAGTGCCCCAACCGGGCATGGTTGGGATGAATCCTGGTAACATTCCAATGCAGAGAGGGGCAGGTGGCCAGTCTCATCCGCACCAG CTGAGAAGGAAGGCCGATCAAGGGATGGGGATGCAAAACCCTGGATACCCTCAACAGAAGAGGCGCTTCTGA
- the LOC100825734 gene encoding uncharacterized protein LOC100825734, with translation MAGWADSGGSRGRGGGGGGGGGGFINRGAANTTTNNNNNTRWRERRPPSQQHSHHHQQHQPHNQQQQQQPHNHQQHQHQHNQHQHQHNHQQQRYRPVNNNDHSSQPPRDTPLEELGRQQGQQGSSSTSRHRPRPQPTRAPPTFTDHNSPTSAANANANANEPDDKARRNAANFECNVCFEMADNPVVTKCGHLFCWECLYQWIHIHSNHRECPVCKGQVADDAIIPIYGRGGSAASVHDAPPRPTGARVESSRQQLLQQQAAMDSRMDDEGDNPFDLQEIRLGFGARSLGDAMMSFIDDDEVDVEQLYDDYTNLYHHYHHGFDEVHDYEFLGFPMLPSVGARTTRRHQHHTAVSDGIMETFFDDNMTTYGDIDIGNRSGRSRRGRARGASSPSGMVMGSSLEMGGSVVSYRNVGGDPPPNSTGGSSRPNGGWTERRGRSNRNSNSGGGRGMQNSRRQGTHNN, from the coding sequence ATGGCCGGCTGGGCCGATTCCGGCGGTAGCCGaggtcgaggcggcggcggcggcggcggtggcggaggcttCATCAACCGCGGCGCCgccaacaccaccaccaacaataataataataccAGGTGGAGAGAGAGGAGACCACCATCGCAGCAGCACAGCCACcaccatcagcagcaccaaCCGCACaatcaacagcagcagcagcaaccgcacaatcatcagcagcaccagcatcagcacaaccagcatcagcaccagcacaaccaccagcagcagcgctACCGCCCTGTCAACAACAACGACCACTCCTCGCAGCCCCCACGCGACACGCCGTTGGAGGAATTGGGTCGCCAGCAAGGACAGCAGGGGAGCTCCTCCACTTCTCGTCATCGCCCTCGCCCACAACCAACTCGTGCACCACCCACCTTCACAGACCACAATTCTCCTACCTCTGCTGCCAATGCAAATGCCAATGCCAATGAGCCTGACGACAAGGCTAGGCGCAATGCTGCAAATTTCGAGTGCAACGTCTGCTTTGAGATGGCTGATAACCCAGTTGTGACAAAGTGCGGCCATCTCTTCTGCTGGGAGTGCCTCTACCAGTGGATCCACATCCACTCCAACCACCGTGAGTGCCCTGTCTGCAAGGGCCAGGTCGCTGACGATGCCATTATACCAATCTATGGACGCGGCGGCTCTGCAGCCTCTGTGCATGATGCGCCACCAAGGCCCACTGGAGCCAGAGTCGAAAGCTCCAGGCAGCAgttgctgcagcagcaggctgccatGGACTCGCGTATGGATGATGAAGGCGACAACCCCTTTGATCTACAGGAGATTCGTCTTGGCTTTGGAGCTAGGTCGCTGGGAGATGCTATGATGAGTTTCATCGATGATGACGAAGTGGATGTTGAGCAACTTTACGATGACTACACTAATCTCTATCACCACTACCACCATGGCTTTGATGAGGTCCATGATTATGAATTTCTGGGCTTCCCGATGTTGCCATCTGTTGGTGCTAGGACGACGCGGCGACACCAACATCATACTGCTGTTTCCGATGGCATTATGGAAACATTCTTTGACGACAACATGACCACTTATGGAGACATAGATATTGGCAACCGTAGTGGTCGCAGCCGGCGCGGAAGAGCAAGAGGAGCATCATCTCCTTCTGGAATGGTGATGGGGAGTAGCTTGGAGATGGGCGGCAGCGTTGTATCTTACCGCAATGTTGGTGGTGATCCTCCTCCTAATTCTACAGGTGGTTCTTCTCGGCCCAATGGTGGATGGAccgagagaagaggaagaagtaaccggaattcaaattcaggCGGTGGAAGAGGGATGCAGAATAGCAGGAGACAAGGAACACATAACAATTGA
- the LOC100824300 gene encoding uncharacterized protein LOC100824300: protein MASTAGAGAGARCHLLSPIPMAAGAAAGASSRRRRCVLSAASGGGGGGRMVGRRPIEDVYKVRVERGATAQARVEALRVMETWSAWRTGGRCHMPWDWQVDQLVYVVSGEVRVLPTGATTGEEYMHFVAGDLVRYPKWLEADLHFDGPYEERYRFLAYGDDN from the coding sequence ATGGCAAGCacagccggagccggagccggagccagaTGCCACCTTCTCTCCCCCATCCCCATGGCtgctggagctgctgctggtgctagcagcaggagaaggagatgCGTGTTGTCAGCAGcatcaggaggaggaggaggcgggcgcaTGGTGGGCCGGCGGCCCATCGAGGACGTGTACAAGGTCCGCGTGGAGCGCGGCGCGACGGCGCAGGCGCGCGTAGAGGCGCTGCGGGTCATGGAGACGTGGTCCGCGTGGCGCACCGGCGGCCGCTGCCACATGCCCTGGGACTGGCAGGTGGACCAGCTCGTCTAcgtcgtctccggcgaggtccGCGTGCTGCCCACGGGGGCCACCACGGGGGAGGAGTACATGcacttcgtcgccggcgacctcGTCAGGTACCCCAAGTGGCTCGAGGCCGACCTCCACTTCGACGGGCCCTACGAGGAGCGCTACCGGTTCCTCGCATACGGCGACGACAACTGa
- the LOC100826050 gene encoding ADP-ribosylation factor, with protein MGQAFRKLFDAFFGNKEMRVVMLGLDAAGKTTILYKLHIGEVLSTVPTIGFNVEKVQYKNVVFTVWDVGGQEKLRPLWRHYFNNTDALIYVVDSLDRERIGRARAEFQAIINDPFMLNSVLLVFANKQDMRGAMTPMEVCEGLGLYDLNNRIWHIQGTCALKGDGLYEGLDWLATTLDEMRASGRLASSSS; from the exons ATGGGTCAGGCCTTCCGCAAGCTTTTCGATGCCTtcttcggcaacaaggagaTGCGG GTGGTGATGCTTGGGTTGGATGCAGCCGGTAAAACCACCATACTCTACAAGCTGCACATTGGCGAAGTTCTCTCCACCGTCCCAACTATCG GTTTCAATGTTGAGAAGGTTCAGTACAAGAATGTAGTGTTCACCGTGTGGGATGTTGGAGGCCAGGAGAAATTGAGGCCCTTGTGGAGGCACTACTTCAACAACACCGATGCTCTG ATCTATGTGGTCGATTCCCTGGACAGGGAGAGAATTGGAAGAGCCAGAGCGGAATTTCAG GCGATAATCAATGACCCATTTATGCTCAACAGTGTATTATTGGTGTTTGCTAACAAGCAAGATATG AGAGGAGCAATGACTCCGATGGAAGTATGTGAGGGTCTTGGTCTGTATGACCTTAACAACCGCATCTGGCACATCCAAGGCACCTGTGCACTCAAAGGCGACGGGCTGTATGAAGGCTTGGACTGGCTAGCGACAACTCTGGACGAAATGCGAGCTTCAGGACGGTTAGCATCGTCGTCATCGTGA